Proteins encoded together in one Ipomoea triloba cultivar NCNSP0323 chromosome 4, ASM357664v1 window:
- the LOC116016739 gene encoding ABC transporter C family member 14-like produces the protein MSATSVPWLTSLECSAPTLPSSENSSFFSVAIKWLRFILLSPCPQRVLCSSVDLVFLLTLLVLAVLKLCHSSRLTGDANSLNKPLLETKRLRVRVNLWLYASFVVTALLGLAYIALFSFSIAKGIHSAWDSIEILFKSLQAVAHVAVVVVLIAHVHQKKFGATHTVSHPMSLRAYWVASFIVTCFFSSSAVIRLISSAAEPRLRMDDIFFLCSLPLYVYLLVLSIRGSSTEEKEANDDIDSNVVVSGYTTASLLSKAVWNWINPVLCKGYKSPLTADDVPWLPPEFRAEKMALVFERSWPKAGENMNHPVLKALARCFWKQIAFTGFLAIVRLGVMYVGPLLINSFISFASGDRSNPSQGYFLVLTLFLAKVIEVLSSHHFNFHTMKLGMLIRSSLITNLFNKGLRLSCSSRQAHGVGQIVNYMAVDSQLLSDMIPQLHSLWMMPIQLTAALFLLYLYIGVPVVASLVAVVGVIIFTLIVSRMNNLFQFRLMENRDRRMKAINELLSNMRVIKFQAWEEHFSNKIQSYRGVEFSWLSKIMYLVSLNFSVLWSVPSVISALTFAVAIWMKVPLDAGTVFTATTILKILQEPIRTFPQCLIYLSQAITSLNRLDNYLTSHELDPKLVEREEDYCDGRIAVEVKQGNFSWDDEGNQIILKDINFEVRKGELAAIVGTVGSGKSSLLASLLGELHKSTGRVRVCGTTAYVAQTSWIQNATVQDNILFGSPMNMERYKEVIRACSLEKDMEILEHGDQTEIGERGINLSGGQKQRIQLARAVYQDSDIYFLDDIFSAVDAQTGSEIFKECLKGVLKDKTILLVTHQVDFLHNADLILLMRDGKIVQSGHYRELLKSGMDFGALVAAHENSMELVEMSRNVCHDNSAQSPKKFEDQREPNGQNEESAESSKGGTGNSKLIEEEQRETGHVSLEVYKQYCTEAYGWWGVAAVLIASLSWQISLSGNDYWLAYQTSSQQTFNPPLFISVYSIVGAISCVLVVIRSFTAAVLGLKTAQSFFTQIVCSILHAPMSFFDTTPSGRILSRVSTDQANVDFLIPLFMSIAVAMYFTVISILVIMCQNAWPTIFLLIPLIWLNVWYRNYYIASSRELTRLDSLTKAPILHYFSETVSGVMSIRCFGKQSTFFQGNVDRVNANLRMDFHNNGSNEWLGFRLEFIGSALLCISTLFMIMLPNTLIGSEYVGLALSYGLSLNGVLFWCAYITCFMENRMVSVERIKQFIKIPSEATWKIAGCLPSPDWPTHGDIEIKDLKVRYRHNTPLVLKGISLSIHGGEKIGIVGRTGSGKSTMIQVLFRLVEPCGGTIVIDGVDICRLGLHDLRSRFGIIPQEPVLFEGTVRSNIDPLGLYSDQQIWKSLERCQLKQVVADKHGQLDASVAEAGDNWSVGQRQLLCLGRVMLKNSRIVFMDEATASVDSQTDVVIQRVIRHDFLDCTIITIAHRIPTVIDCDRVLVVDEGWAKEFDSPAKLMERPSLFAALVQEYSNRSSGL, from the exons ATGTCCGCTACTAGTGTTCCATGGCTCACATCCTTGGAGTGTTCTGCTCCTACCCTCCCATCTTCAGAAAATTCATCCTTCTTCTCAGTTGCTATCAAATGGTTAAGATTCATTCTTCTTTCACCATGTCCCCAAAGGGTTTTGTGTTCCTCTGTTGATCTGGTTTTCCTGTTGACACTCTTAGTATTGGCAGTCCTAAAGCTTTGTCATAGCAGCAGGTTGACCGGAGATGCAAATTCTCTTAACAAACCTTTGCTTGAAACTAAGAGGCTCAGGGTCAGGGTCAACCTTTGGTTGTATGCATCTTTTGTTGTCACAGCTCTCTTAGGCCTAGCTTATATTGCTCTTTTCTCATTTTCAATCGCCAAGGGTATCCACTCCGCATGGGATTCCATAGAGATTTTGTTCAAATCATTACAAGCTGTGGCTCATGTTGCAGTTGTTGTTGTTCTGATTGCACATGTACACCAGAAGAAATTTGGAGCTACGCATACTGTTTCTCATCCCATGTCCCTTCGGGCCTATTGGGTTGCCAGCTTCATAGTTACatgcttcttttcttcttctgctGTGATTCGGTTGATTTCTTCAGCAGCAGAGCCGAGACTGAGAATGGATGATATCTTTTTCTTGTGTAGCCTTCCATTGTATGTTTATCTCTTGGTCCTCTCCATTAGAGGATCATCGACAGAAGAAAAGGAGGCGAATGATGATATTGATTCCAACGTCGTCGTCAGTGGCTACACCACAGCTTCTTTGCTGTCTAAGGCAGTTTGGAACTGGATAAATCCGGTACTGTGTAAAGGATACAAATCCCCATTAACAGCAGACGACGTCCCTTGGCTCCCACCGGAATTTCGTGCAGAAAAAATGGCACTAGTGTTTGAGAGGAGCTGGCCAAAGGCAGGTGAGAACATGAATCACCCTGTTCTAAAAGCGCTGGCTCGTTGCTTCTGGAAGCAGATTGCTTTCACTGGATTTCTTGCAATTGTGCGGTTGGGTGTCATGTATGTTGGTCCTCTACTCATCAATAGTTTTATCAGTTTTGCTTCCGGGGATAGAAGCAACCCTTCACAAGGATATTTTCTGGTACTCACCCTCTTCTTAGCAAAAGTAATCGAAGTCTTGAGTTCACACCATTTCAATTTCCACACCATGAAGCTTGGGATGCTAATCAGATCCTCCCTCATCACAAACTTGTTCAACAAAGGCCTCAGGCTGTCTTGCTCCTCTAGGCAGGCTCATGGCGTGGGACAGATAGTGAATTATATGGCTGTTGATTCACAGCTGCTGTCTGATATGATACCACAGCTCCATTCATTGTGGATGATGCCAATACAACTTACGGCAGCCTTGTTCCTCCTCTACCTATACATTGGTGTACCAGTTGTGGCATCCTTGGTTGCCGTTGTTGGAGTCATCATCTTCACGTTGATAGTTTCGCGTATGAACAACTTGTTTCAGTTCAGACTCATGGAGAATCGCGACCGCAGGATGAAAGCCATAAATGAGCTGCTGAGCAACATGCGTGTGATCAAGTTTCAAGCGTGGGAAGAGCACTTTAGCAACAAAATACAATCATATCGTGGAGTTGAGTTCAGCTGGCTTAGTAAAATCATGTATTTGGTTTCTTTGAACTTCTCTGTACTGTGGAGTGTTCCCAGTGTGATCTCAGCTCTTACTTTTGCTGTTGCAATTTGGATGAAAGTCCCCCTTGATGCCGGCACAGTTTTCACAGCAACAACAATCTTGAAAATCTTGCAGGAGCCTATCCGAACCTTTCCTCAGTGTTTGATCTATCTGTCACAAGCCATTACATCTCTCAACAGGTTGGATAACTATCTCACAAGCCATGAATTGGACCCTAAGTTAGTTGAAAGAGAGGAAGATTATTGCGATGGGCGAATTGCAGTGGAGGTGAAACAAGGAAATTTTTCGTGGGATGATGAAGGCAACCAAATTATCTTGAAAGATATAAACTTTGAAGTCAGAAAGGGAGAACTTGCTGCAATTGTTGGGACTGTTGGATCTGGAAAGTCTTCCTTGTTAGCTTCGCTTCTGGGTGAACTTCATAAATCCACAGGAAGA GTCAGAGTTTGTGGAACAACTGCTTATGTAGCCCAAACATCATGGATTCAAAATGCAACTGTTCAAGATAACATCTTGTTTGGTTCACCAATGAACATGGAAAGATACAAAGAGGTCATAAGAGCTTGTTCGCTGGAGAAAGATATGGAAATTCTGGAACACGGTGACCAAACAGAGATAGGAGAACGCGGAATCAACCTCAGTGGTGGCCAGAAGCAAAGGATACAACTAGCTAGAGCAGTGTATCAAGACAGTGATATTTACTTTCTTGATGACATATTTAGTGCTGTTGATGCTCAAACTGGATCAGAAATATTTAAG GAATGTCTGAAGGGAGTTTTGAAAGACAAAACAATTTTACTGGTGACTCACCAAGTTGATTTCCTGCATAATGCTGACCTTATACTG TTGATGCGAGATGGGAAGATCGTTCAATCTGGACATTACAGGGAGCTTCTTAAATCTGGTATGGACTTCGGAGCTCTTGTTGCTGCACATGAGAACTCCATGGAGCTTGTAGAAATGAGCAGGAATGTTTGTCATGACAACTCTGCACAATCTCCTAAAAAATTTGAAGACCAAAGAGAACCCAATGGTCAAAATGAAGAATCAGCTGAGTCGTCTAAAGGTGGTACTGGTAACTCCAAGCTCATCGAGGAGGAGCAGAGAGAAACTGGTCATGTAAGCCTTGAAGTCTACAAGCAGTACTGCACAGAGGCATATGGATGGTGGGGTGTGGCAGCGGTACTAATAGCGTCCTTGTCATGGCAAATATCCCTCAGTGGAAATGATTATTGGCTTGCGTACCAGACTTCTTCTCAGCAAACATTTAACCCTCCTCTATTTATTAGTGTTTACTCCATTGTAGGAGCCATTTCGTGTGTACTAGTGGTAATCAGATCATTCACGGCTGCAGTTTTGGGTCTTAAAACAGCTCAAAGTTTTTTTACTCAGATTGTTTGCAGCATCTTGCATGCTCCAATGTCATTCTTTGACACAACTCCATCTGGAAGAATATTGAGTCGT gtatCAACGGATCAAGCCAATGTCGATTTTTTGATCCCATTGTTTATGAGTATAGCAGTGGCGATGTACTTCACAGTAATTAGCATACTGGTTATTATGTGTCAGAATGCTTGGCCAACAATATTCCTTCTCATCCCTCTCATTTGGCTTAATGTCTGGTACCGG aaCTACTACATTGCATCGTCACGAGAACTAACCCGACTTGATTCACTGACTAAAGCCCCTATTCTCCACTATTTCTCTGAAACTGTTTCCGGGGTTATGAGCATACGCTGTTTTGGGAAACAAAGTACATTCTTCCAGGGAAATGTTGACAGAGTGAATGCAAATCTGCGGATGGATTTCCACAACAATGGATCAAATGAGTGGCTGGGCTTCCGTCTGGAGTTCATTGGAAGTGCCCTGCTCTGCATTTCTACCCTTTTCATGATCATGCTGCCAAACACTCTTATTGGATCAG AGTATGTGGGGTTGGCTCTATCTTATGGTCTGTCACTGAACGGTGTTCTGTTCTGGTGCGCCTACATCACCTGTTTCATGGAGAATAGAATGGTTTCAGTTGAAAGGATAAAGCAGTTCATAAAGATCCCATCAGAAGCTACATGGAAGATAGCTGGTTGTCTTCCATCCCCTGATTGGCCTACTCATGGGGATATTGAGATAAAGGACTTGAAG GTTAGGTACCGGCACAACACACCTTTAGTTCTTAAAGGAATTTCCCTTAGCATCCATGGAGGAGAAAAGATTGGTATAGTTGGAAGAACTGGAAGTGGGAAGTCCACTATGATTCAAGTTTTGTTTCGGCTGGTGGAACCTTGTGGAGGGACAATAGTGATAGATGGAGTGGATATCTGCAGGCTGGGCCTTCATGATCTCAGGTCTCGCTTTGGTATCATCCCTCAGGAGCCTGTTCTCTTTGAAGGGACTGTTAGAAGCAACATTGATCCACTGGGGCTATACTCCGACCAACAAATATGGAAG AGTCTTGAACGCTGCCAATTGAAACAAGTGGTGGCTGACAAGCATGGACAACTAGATGCTTCAG TGGCTGAGGCGGGGGACAACTGGAGCGTGGGGCAACGGCAGCTGCTGTGCTTGGGGAGAGTGATGCTGAAGAACAGCAGAATTGTGTtcatggatgaagcaacagcttcGGTGGACTCCCAAACCGACGTCGTCATCCAAAGAGTCATACGCCACGACTTCTTAGACTGTACTATTATCACCATTGCTCACAGAATTCCTACAGTTATAGATTGTGACAGGGTGCTGGTGGTGGACGAAG GGTGGGCAAAGGAGTTTGATTCACCGGCTAAGCTCATGGAGCGCCCATCATTGTTTGCGGCTCTGGTTCAAGAATACTCCAACAGGTCATCAGGATTATAG